A genomic region of Peptoniphilus sp. ING2-D1G contains the following coding sequences:
- a CDS encoding ABC transporter, ATP-binding protein (ABC transporters belong to the ATP-Binding Cassette (ABC) superfamily, which uses the hydrolysis of ATP to energise diverse biological systems. ABC transporters minimally consist of two conserved regions: a highly conserved ATP binding cassette (ABC) and a less conserved transmembrane domain (TMD). These can be found on the same protein or on two different ones. Most ABC transporters function as a dimer and therefore are constituted of four domains, two ABC modules and two TMDs; High confidence in function and specificity) — protein sequence MLLSIKNLSKSYITKTILDNINIIVEERDKIGLIGNNGSGKTTLFNIITEEISKDSGEIFIRKDLKIGYLKQQLNIHAENTLYEECEKIFQNLIELEKILRELEIKISDTQNPDLEADINQYGKLQEKFTELDGYSYPSKIRGALIGLGFDKEDFSKGVNELSGGQKSRLALAKLLLSEPDLMLLDEPTNHLDIDAISWLERFLKDYKGAQIIISHDRYFLDNVVNKISLLENKKLTHFNGNYTFYLKERKKQLEVLKKQYLDQEKEIKRQREIIKRYLNMGRDRFIRAGKSRQKLLDKMEKIDPPKEKKTYHIKFFPKYESGRDVLTVKNLSKSYNGSLVFKNLNFNIYKKEKVGIIGPNGIGKSTLFKILNNQISKDEGQITLGAKVSVSYFDQEMESLAGNKTVIDEIWDDYPKLNHYEIRSYLAKFLFIGDDIFKIVDELSGGEKARLALLKIMLKGSNLLLLDEPTNHLDIDSKSALEDALLDYEGTVVSISHDRYFLNSLCDKILVMKQDGIDEYLGNYDYYLEKTKVTEEVFDDILSKTEIYNQKKQTREEKNLDREKKRKLKDLENKICELEETMSSIDDELASNEIYSDIDYVHEISERRNKLKEKLDLLYLDWFEQEKGY from the coding sequence ATGCTACTTAGTATTAAAAATTTATCAAAATCTTATATAACAAAAACCATTCTTGATAATATTAATATTATAGTTGAAGAAAGGGATAAAATAGGTCTAATTGGAAATAACGGAAGTGGAAAAACCACTTTATTCAATATCATAACTGAGGAAATTTCAAAGGACAGCGGAGAAATTTTTATCAGAAAAGATTTGAAAATCGGTTATTTAAAACAACAATTAAACATCCATGCGGAAAATACCTTATATGAAGAATGTGAAAAAATATTTCAAAACCTTATCGAATTGGAAAAAATTTTACGTGAATTGGAAATAAAGATTTCCGATACACAAAATCCCGATTTAGAAGCCGATATAAATCAATATGGAAAACTTCAAGAAAAATTTACAGAGCTTGACGGCTATTCCTATCCTTCAAAAATAAGGGGAGCTCTCATAGGATTAGGATTTGATAAAGAAGACTTTAGCAAGGGTGTAAATGAACTATCGGGAGGTCAAAAATCAAGACTTGCCCTCGCCAAACTTCTGTTGTCAGAACCCGATTTAATGCTCCTTGACGAACCGACCAACCACTTGGATATCGATGCAATATCCTGGCTTGAAAGATTTTTAAAAGACTACAAAGGCGCTCAGATAATAATATCTCACGACAGATATTTTCTCGATAATGTCGTAAATAAAATATCTCTACTGGAAAATAAAAAACTCACCCATTTCAATGGCAATTATACCTTTTATTTGAAGGAGAGAAAAAAACAACTTGAAGTTTTAAAAAAACAATATCTCGACCAAGAAAAAGAAATTAAAAGACAAAGGGAAATAATAAAAAGATATTTAAACATGGGTAGAGATAGGTTTATCAGAGCAGGAAAATCACGTCAAAAACTTTTAGATAAAATGGAAAAAATAGATCCTCCAAAGGAAAAGAAAACTTATCATATAAAATTCTTTCCAAAATACGAATCCGGCAGAGACGTTTTAACCGTCAAAAATTTGTCTAAAAGTTATAATGGAAGCTTAGTTTTTAAAAATTTAAATTTTAATATTTATAAGAAAGAGAAAGTGGGAATCATCGGCCCAAACGGAATTGGAAAGTCAACTTTATTTAAAATACTGAATAACCAAATATCCAAAGATGAAGGGCAAATCACCTTAGGAGCAAAGGTGTCAGTATCCTATTTTGATCAGGAAATGGAATCCTTGGCGGGAAATAAGACGGTAATTGATGAAATTTGGGATGATTATCCGAAATTAAACCATTATGAAATACGTTCCTACCTGGCTAAGTTTTTATTCATAGGAGATGATATATTCAAAATCGTAGATGAACTTTCAGGTGGTGAAAAGGCAAGACTTGCACTTCTGAAGATAATGCTTAAAGGCTCTAATCTTTTGCTGCTTGATGAACCGACCAATCACTTGGATATAGATTCAAAATCCGCTCTTGAAGATGCACTTCTCGACTATGAAGGAACTGTTGTATCTATCAGCCATGACAGATATTTTTTAAATTCCCTGTGTGATAAAATCCTCGTGATGAAACAAGATGGAATTGATGAATATCTTGGAAACTACGACTACTATCTTGAAAAAACAAAAGTAACTGAAGAAGTTTTCGATGACATTCTATCTAAAACCGAAATATACAATCAAAAAAAACAGACCAGAGAAGAAAAAAATCTCGACAGAGAGAAAAAACGAAAACTAAAGGATTTGGAAAATAAAATATGTGAACTGGAAGAAACCATGAGTTCAATAGACGATGAATTGGCAAGTAATGAAATATATTCCGATATAGATTATGTACATGAAATTTCCGAAAGGAGAAATAAACTAAAGGAAAAATTGGATTTATTATACTTGGATTGGTTTGAACAGGAAAAGGGATACTAA
- a CDS encoding transposase (High confidence in function and specificity) — translation MLVVYGCLWHNYIMAYIIKRKNREGKEYVYLVEGYRDKDKVRQRTLKSYGQLEVLERNEPGAFERLRRQAKEGLLSEKIEKEINIPFQLDSPISNSLKNYGWMFLDDLLRLLKVEETLRVGCQGRRFKFDPTKILKLLVYQRILDPGSKTKARMNQDELFGDWKISSNDMDRALDVFAMCKDELLLTMHQQITQTIGRTATLVYYDVTNYYYETDLDDPDVLDEDGEIQEVGMRKRGPSKERRPNPIVQMGLFMDQNSIPISYELFPGNHTDPITYLPSAERVKKQFEIERLVSVADKAMNSKKNVLAIYERGDGWLFSQKHRGKRGAPKDIQEFILKPEGWEYNNRQTFAKKSTIRERNLGNGVVVKEKVLVTWSEAYAKREKIRRDGALAYAASLRDPERYRMTCKKGGKKYLEQYVVDKQTGERQVLHPFIGIDYELVDFDAQFDGINVLVTSELKMSDEEMMANYRQLYKIEECFRITKTELKTRPVYVTEKNHIEAHFLTCFIALVLLRIVQYLLDGEWSVSIIVDSLKSALTDELGQGYMKVYGNEDWLKILEKLKIDWKQQIVKLEKLKQFGRGWCTTKDWR, via the coding sequence ATGCTTGTTGTATACGGTTGTTTGTGGCATAATTATATTATGGCATATATTATTAAACGAAAAAATAGAGAAGGAAAAGAATACGTCTATCTCGTAGAAGGATACCGGGACAAGGATAAAGTTCGTCAAAGAACGCTCAAAAGCTATGGCCAACTGGAGGTGTTGGAGCGTAATGAGCCTGGTGCATTTGAAAGATTAAGACGTCAAGCGAAAGAGGGACTTCTTTCAGAGAAAATTGAAAAAGAAATAAATATCCCATTTCAATTAGATTCTCCCATTTCGAATTCCCTCAAAAATTATGGATGGATGTTTTTAGATGATCTTCTTCGTCTTTTGAAAGTCGAAGAAACTCTAAGAGTTGGCTGTCAAGGTCGAAGGTTCAAGTTTGATCCAACCAAAATCTTGAAACTTCTGGTTTACCAGCGTATTTTAGATCCTGGAAGTAAAACCAAAGCACGTATGAACCAAGATGAACTTTTTGGGGATTGGAAAATATCTTCGAATGATATGGATAGAGCTTTAGATGTATTTGCCATGTGTAAAGATGAGCTGCTCCTTACCATGCATCAACAGATTACTCAAACCATAGGACGTACTGCTACGCTTGTATACTACGATGTCACCAACTACTACTATGAAACAGATCTTGATGATCCAGATGTACTGGATGAAGATGGAGAGATACAGGAAGTAGGAATGCGTAAGCGTGGTCCAAGTAAAGAACGAAGACCAAATCCTATTGTTCAAATGGGACTGTTCATGGATCAAAACTCCATCCCTATTTCATATGAACTGTTCCCTGGAAACCATACCGATCCGATTACCTATCTACCTTCAGCAGAACGAGTGAAAAAACAGTTTGAGATTGAAAGATTAGTCAGCGTAGCGGATAAGGCAATGAACAGTAAGAAAAACGTATTGGCGATTTACGAACGAGGAGATGGTTGGCTGTTCTCCCAAAAACATCGAGGCAAGCGAGGTGCACCTAAAGATATACAGGAGTTCATACTAAAACCAGAAGGTTGGGAATACAACAATCGACAAACCTTCGCAAAAAAGAGTACTATTCGAGAAAGAAACCTTGGAAATGGAGTTGTAGTGAAGGAGAAAGTTCTAGTTACTTGGAGTGAAGCCTATGCTAAACGAGAGAAAATCCGAAGAGATGGAGCACTTGCTTATGCAGCTTCTCTACGAGATCCAGAAAGATATCGTATGACTTGTAAAAAAGGCGGAAAGAAGTATCTTGAGCAATATGTAGTAGATAAACAAACTGGAGAGCGACAAGTATTGCATCCTTTCATAGGAATAGATTATGAATTGGTTGATTTTGATGCACAATTTGATGGAATCAACGTTCTGGTAACCAGCGAGTTAAAGATGAGTGATGAGGAAATGATGGCGAACTACCGTCAGCTCTACAAAATAGAAGAGTGCTTTAGAATCACAAAGACAGAACTTAAAACCCGACCGGTGTATGTAACAGAAAAAAATCATATTGAAGCACACTTTCTAACTTGCTTTATCGCATTGGTGCTCCTTCGAATCGTACAATATTTATTAGATGGAGAATGGAGTGTATCAATAATAGTTGATTCATTAAAAAGTGCGCTGACAGATGAATTGGGTCAAGGATACATGAAAGTATATGGTAATGAAGATTGGCTTAAAATACTAGAAAAACTAAAGATAGATTGGAAGCAACAGATTGTGAAGTTAGAGAAGTTGAAACAATTCGGGAGAGGTTGGTGTACAACAAAGGATTGGAGATAA
- a CDS encoding hypothetical protein (High confidence in function and specificity), translating to MEYVNLVFLIAFFVALLFFIFFLKKKSKHRFLKFIFSLILFMSLIPLLFMSFLPMNPISEPEGNYDVLNDRFYISFTPVKGNYETSTGLREIPINVWKAEGLNNYTGILIFSHGANGVDLSNEDLFVDLASRGYYIISLSHPYHSFVSEMSDGRKIFTDPDFMKSVMKSQNSEDYINSKKTYDSWLAVREDDINNILNTIFEGEFPDKAIDDEKPNIFLAGHSLGGSAVTSVARKRPEDLKGVIALESPLFGDITGADEKGFVFNKDKYSIPVLNIYSDASWPHLKDWPAYEGNLHLLNSNSFDVRNVHIEGIGHLGLTDLYLTTPVLTNLFDEGLDKKDAYEALEEINKEILKFLEDFS from the coding sequence ATGGAATATGTGAATTTAGTTTTTCTGATAGCCTTTTTTGTCGCTCTTTTGTTTTTTATCTTCTTTCTTAAAAAGAAATCAAAACACAGATTTTTGAAATTTATTTTTTCTTTAATACTATTTATGTCCCTTATTCCACTTTTATTTATGAGTTTTCTGCCTATGAATCCCATATCCGAGCCGGAGGGAAACTATGATGTACTAAATGATAGATTCTATATTTCCTTCACTCCTGTAAAAGGGAATTATGAAACGTCTACAGGCTTAAGAGAAATTCCAATAAACGTTTGGAAGGCTGAAGGATTAAATAATTATACCGGAATTTTAATTTTTTCTCACGGGGCTAACGGCGTGGATTTGTCCAACGAAGATTTGTTTGTGGATTTAGCCTCAAGAGGATACTATATAATAAGTCTTTCTCATCCCTATCACTCCTTTGTATCTGAAATGTCCGATGGAAGGAAAATCTTTACAGATCCCGATTTTATGAAAAGTGTAATGAAGTCTCAAAATTCAGAGGACTACATCAATTCAAAAAAAACTTATGATTCCTGGCTCGCAGTGCGCGAAGATGATATAAACAATATATTAAATACAATATTTGAGGGCGAATTTCCCGATAAGGCAATCGATGATGAAAAACCAAATATCTTTTTAGCCGGTCATTCTTTAGGCGGTTCCGCCGTCACGTCAGTAGCAAGAAAAAGACCCGAAGATTTAAAGGGTGTTATAGCTTTGGAATCTCCTCTTTTTGGAGATATAACAGGTGCAGATGAAAAGGGATTTGTCTTTAATAAAGATAAATATTCAATACCTGTTTTAAACATTTATTCCGATGCTTCATGGCCTCATCTAAAGGACTGGCCCGCTTACGAAGGAAATCTCCATCTTCTGAATTCAAATTCTTTCGATGTAAGAAATGTCCATATAGAAGGCATAGGCCATTTAGGTCTTACAGATTTATATTTAACAACTCCTGTGCTTACAAATCTTTTTGATGAGGGGTTGGACAAAAAAGATGCCTATGAAGCCTTGGAAGAAATAAATAAAGAAATTTTAAAATTTTTAGAAGATTTTAGTTAA
- a CDS encoding glycerate kinase subfamily protein (This family includes glycerate kinase 2 (EC), which catalyses the phosphorylation of (R)-glycerate to 3-phospho-(R)-glycerate in the presence of ATP. These proteins consist of two different alpha/beta domains: domain 1 has a flavodoxin-like fold, while domain 2 has a restriction enzyme-like fold (domain 2 is inserted into domain 1); High confidence in function and specificity) translates to MKKCNIVIASDSYKGSLSSLEVANYIESGILKTGYEFDIKKFPIADGGEGTVSSITNALRGEIKKFKVYDVFMRYTEAELGLLDDNVAILETASPLGLNKLDKNNLNPMVASSFGLGQMILNAINSGSKEIYIGLGGSAVNDGGVGLAKSLGAEFLDKDGNEIKDGIIGLKDLKEIKIDNLDNRLKKIKICLLSDVTNPLCGSEGATYIYGPQKGIKKEELKEIDSWMHNYGNLLEKLFDKEIIDYPGSGAAGGIGASLMAFANAQMYRGIDKILEMIKIEESIKNSDIVFTGEGKIDGQSKFGKAPIGVAKLAKKYKVPVVAIVGSSDRSSVELLDSGIDLILDIINEPMTLDYAIEHSEELIEMQAYMAIKHYISSSKYYK, encoded by the coding sequence ATGAAGAAATGCAATATAGTTATAGCTTCCGATTCATATAAAGGGTCTTTATCTTCATTAGAAGTGGCAAATTATATTGAATCGGGGATTTTAAAGACAGGTTATGAATTCGATATAAAAAAATTTCCCATAGCAGATGGTGGTGAGGGAACTGTAAGTTCAATTACAAATGCTTTAAGGGGGGAAATTAAAAAATTTAAAGTTTATGATGTATTTATGAGATACACAGAAGCGGAGCTCGGTTTATTGGATGATAATGTAGCAATATTGGAAACAGCTTCTCCTCTTGGACTGAATAAGCTGGACAAAAACAATTTAAACCCCATGGTGGCAAGTAGTTTTGGATTGGGACAGATGATCTTAAATGCAATAAATTCAGGTTCTAAGGAAATATATATAGGGTTAGGGGGATCGGCAGTAAATGACGGAGGCGTCGGACTGGCTAAATCCTTAGGTGCAGAATTTTTAGATAAAGATGGCAATGAAATAAAAGATGGAATTATCGGTCTAAAGGATTTAAAAGAAATTAAAATTGACAATCTTGACAATAGATTAAAGAAAATAAAAATATGTTTACTTTCTGATGTTACAAATCCGCTTTGCGGTTCAGAAGGGGCTACTTACATTTATGGACCACAAAAGGGAATAAAAAAAGAAGAGCTAAAAGAAATTGATTCATGGATGCATAACTACGGGAATCTATTAGAAAAGCTGTTCGATAAAGAAATTATAGATTATCCGGGAAGTGGAGCTGCCGGAGGAATAGGCGCATCTTTAATGGCCTTTGCAAATGCACAGATGTATAGAGGAATTGACAAAATTCTCGAAATGATAAAAATAGAGGAATCAATAAAAAATTCAGATATCGTATTTACCGGAGAAGGAAAGATTGACGGTCAATCCAAATTCGGCAAAGCACCCATTGGAGTTGCAAAACTTGCAAAAAAATACAAAGTACCTGTCGTAGCAATAGTAGGCTCATCGGACAGATCATCTGTAGAATTACTGGATAGTGGCATTGATTTAATATTAGATATTATAAATGAACCCATGACATTGGATTATGCGATCGAGCACTCTGAAGAACTGATTGAAATGCAAGCTTATATGGCGATTAAGCACTATATTTCATCGAGCAAATATTACAAATAA
- a CDS encoding CoA-binding domain protein (This domain has a Rossmann fold and is found in a number of proteins including succinyl CoA synthetases, malate and ATP-citrate ligases; High confidence in function and specificity) encodes MKKKSIISDAVIRRLPIYHRFLNDVINKGIVRISSSELGDLTGFTASQIRQDLHNFGGFGQQGYGYNAVELRDKLSDILGLNYNHYAVVVGAGHLGSAIARYKGFRQSGFIIKALFDIDENVIGNKVDDVPILNMADIVEYINKNDISVVVITTPKGAVDDVLNNILQCDIKGIWNFAPVDILLTDKSIVIENVKLNDSLLKLSYYLKETNEEGK; translated from the coding sequence GTGAAGAAAAAATCTATAATTTCAGATGCGGTAATTAGAAGATTGCCGATTTATCATCGTTTTTTAAATGATGTGATTAACAAGGGTATTGTTAGAATTTCATCATCTGAACTCGGCGATTTAACGGGATTTACCGCTTCACAAATAAGACAGGACTTACATAATTTCGGTGGATTTGGGCAACAGGGATATGGATATAACGCTGTTGAATTAAGAGATAAACTCTCTGATATACTCGGGTTAAATTACAATCACTATGCTGTGGTTGTAGGGGCAGGGCATTTAGGTTCTGCAATTGCCAGATATAAGGGGTTTAGGCAGAGCGGATTTATAATTAAAGCTTTATTTGACATAGATGAAAATGTCATAGGCAATAAGGTTGATGATGTTCCGATTTTAAATATGGCGGACATAGTAGAATATATCAATAAAAACGACATAAGTGTAGTTGTCATAACAACGCCCAAGGGTGCAGTTGATGACGTGCTCAACAACATTTTACAATGTGATATAAAGGGTATTTGGAATTTTGCGCCTGTGGATATTTTACTTACGGATAAAAGTATTGTGATAGAAAATGTTAAGCTCAATGATTCTTTGCTAAAATTATCTTATTATTTAAAGGAGACTAACGAGGAAGGCAAATAA
- a CDS encoding Hypothetical protein (Family membership), which yields MKKKLKTLLLILAMMFTLSACSSNMKAYMAKTGEILEWAGSDISGSATVKVEVQDPESNEKLSFNMPMKLTGAQQGEKVQMDIVYDFSDLSKKLKEMGVSEEDLEFPGEIALKMYVDGETGKVLMNKDAFKSFAMGAATPFDNIEEEYIAIPTGFEAGVQGAPQLSTKAINYMKSAELQADVIKLFETATKGVEIANDMKVEGNKFTYEATIDQLTDDGIKIISGIISNWAETKGLLVQILGKMDLEVTDEDLEEIQKINMEELKSGAEEVKAVLAGSKIKSEVEFGEEKVIESVDMVLAIKEFMTMDMNMKSETVKNDNAKVVMPTSIKELTMEEYLNLLVPEMPENYIAVRLNGEEVVFSDQQPVIVGDRTLVPFRALFEQLGAEDITWDEVNRTVRAKYGDKNMVLEIDNTTAIVGDEKITLDVPAQIIGDRTMVPLRFVSENFGYKVNFNNEIEGLYIIDIFNISEEELQKKLEAPIPVEQPTKAAAIAVGIIGGVDVAQPY from the coding sequence ATGAAGAAAAAGTTAAAAACACTGCTATTGATTTTAGCGATGATGTTCACCTTATCTGCATGTAGTTCAAATATGAAGGCCTACATGGCAAAAACCGGTGAAATTTTAGAATGGGCAGGCTCTGATATCTCAGGTTCCGCTACTGTAAAGGTAGAAGTACAAGACCCTGAAAGCAATGAAAAACTCAGCTTCAATATGCCTATGAAATTAACGGGTGCACAACAAGGCGAAAAGGTACAAATGGATATAGTATATGACTTTTCAGACCTTAGCAAAAAGTTAAAGGAAATGGGAGTATCGGAAGAAGATCTTGAATTCCCGGGCGAAATAGCTTTAAAAATGTATGTAGATGGAGAAACGGGAAAAGTACTCATGAACAAAGATGCGTTTAAATCCTTTGCGATGGGTGCAGCTACTCCCTTTGACAATATCGAGGAAGAATACATAGCTATTCCTACAGGATTTGAAGCTGGAGTACAAGGTGCTCCACAGTTATCTACTAAAGCTATTAACTATATGAAATCGGCGGAACTTCAAGCAGATGTCATAAAACTTTTTGAAACTGCAACAAAGGGCGTTGAAATTGCCAATGACATGAAAGTTGAAGGAAATAAATTTACCTACGAAGCAACTATAGATCAACTTACAGATGACGGAATTAAAATCATCAGCGGAATAATTTCAAATTGGGCTGAAACCAAGGGTCTTCTTGTACAAATATTAGGTAAGATGGATTTGGAAGTAACAGATGAAGATCTTGAAGAAATCCAAAAAATAAATATGGAAGAATTAAAGAGTGGTGCAGAAGAAGTAAAGGCGGTTCTTGCAGGGTCAAAGATTAAATCTGAAGTGGAATTCGGCGAAGAAAAAGTAATCGAAAGTGTAGATATGGTTCTTGCTATCAAAGAATTTATGACCATGGACATGAACATGAAATCTGAAACAGTTAAGAATGACAATGCAAAAGTAGTAATGCCCACATCTATAAAGGAACTTACAATGGAAGAATATTTAAATCTTTTAGTTCCTGAAATGCCTGAAAATTATATAGCTGTAAGACTTAATGGAGAAGAAGTGGTATTTAGCGACCAACAACCTGTAATAGTGGGAGATAGAACCTTGGTTCCCTTCAGAGCATTATTTGAACAACTGGGTGCTGAAGATATAACCTGGGATGAAGTAAACAGAACCGTAAGAGCAAAATACGGTGATAAAAACATGGTTCTTGAAATAGACAACACCACAGCTATAGTTGGAGATGAAAAAATAACTCTTGATGTACCGGCTCAAATCATAGGCGACAGAACTATGGTTCCCCTGAGATTTGTATCTGAAAACTTTGGATACAAAGTAAACTTCAACAATGAAATTGAAGGACTATACATCATAGACATTTTTAACATAAGCGAAGAAGAACTTCAAAAGAAATTGGAAGCTCCCATACCGGTAGAACAACCTACAAAGGCTGCAGCAATAGCTGTGGGAATAATCGGAGGAGTAGATGTGGCACAGCCATATTAA
- a CDS encoding putative membrane protein (High confidence in function and specificity), with protein MVGVLINVVLIVAGGLIGLFIGEKFSKILEEQIMDILGLCIIFIGISTSMQVENTVLMIISAVIGVAIGNALNLEGKFNSLGDKLMNFIYKNKDTGGSKFVEGFVSASLIFNVGSMAILGSITAGISGDNSILITKGILDGITAVVLAASFGIGVAFSCIFVFIYQGMIVLFSSFLKDIFIESLIANISGVGGILIIAIGFNMLKLKNLKTANMIPALFIPIVYQVVIGLFV; from the coding sequence ATGGTAGGAGTATTAATAAATGTAGTATTGATAGTGGCAGGGGGCTTAATAGGGCTTTTTATAGGAGAAAAATTCAGCAAGATATTAGAAGAGCAAATAATGGACATTTTGGGGCTTTGCATAATATTCATCGGAATCAGCACATCAATGCAAGTTGAAAATACCGTGCTCATGATAATATCTGCGGTTATCGGGGTTGCAATAGGAAACGCTTTAAACCTTGAGGGAAAATTCAACTCCTTGGGCGATAAGTTGATGAATTTCATCTATAAAAACAAAGATACTGGCGGGTCGAAATTTGTAGAGGGTTTTGTGTCGGCATCCTTGATATTCAATGTCGGTTCAATGGCGATTTTAGGATCTATAACTGCAGGAATTTCAGGAGATAATTCAATTCTCATAACAAAGGGAATACTTGACGGAATAACAGCTGTAGTGCTTGCTGCATCCTTTGGAATAGGAGTTGCATTTTCATGTATATTCGTGTTCATTTACCAAGGTATGATAGTTTTATTCTCAAGTTTTTTAAAGGACATATTTATAGAATCCTTAATTGCAAATATTTCGGGAGTTGGAGGTATTTTGATAATAGCCATCGGCTTTAATATGCTTAAATTAAAGAATTTAAAGACGGCCAACATGATACCTGCACTGTTCATTCCCATAGTATATCAGGTAGTAATAGGGCTTTTTGTTTGA
- a CDS encoding Rubredoxin (Family membership), whose translation MEKYECKLCGYIYDPATGDVETGIKPGTAFKDLPEDWECPVCGAGKDEFEVVEE comes from the coding sequence ATGGAAAAATACGAATGCAAGTTATGTGGATACATTTATGATCCGGCAACAGGTGATGTGGAAACAGGAATCAAACCGGGAACTGCTTTTAAAGATCTTCCCGAAGATTGGGAATGCCCTGTTTGCGGAGCAGGCAAGGATGAATTCGAAGTTGTTGAAGAATAA
- a CDS encoding 8-oxoguanine DNA glycosylase (High confidence in function and specificity) — protein sequence MDLKQKGEDLIIEDIDFFDVKDIFNCGQAFRAFKEEDGSYTNVAYGKIINISNEADNVTIKNSSIKDFYRIWLTYFDILRDYKELRESLSFDSTLVKAMEYGRGIRILNQEPFETIITFIISANNGIDRIKKSVDMISRMYGSKIGDYRGREYFSFPSPQELSLAKAEDLREYARVGFRDKRIVETAKMIMGAEIAMDDIHKIPIEEARAELMKLPGVGPKVADCVLLFAFKRSESFPVDVWIKRVMEELYLHESTPKSKIAEAGRKIFGDKAGFAQQYLFYYGRENKLGKE from the coding sequence ATGGATTTAAAGCAGAAAGGTGAAGATTTAATCATTGAAGATATTGATTTCTTTGATGTTAAGGATATATTTAATTGCGGACAAGCTTTTAGAGCCTTTAAGGAAGAGGACGGCTCTTACACAAATGTAGCTTATGGAAAAATAATTAACATTTCCAATGAGGCTGACAATGTTACAATAAAAAACAGCAGCATAAAAGATTTTTATAGAATATGGTTAACTTACTTCGATATATTAAGAGATTATAAAGAATTGAGGGAATCTTTAAGTTTTGACTCAACTTTGGTAAAGGCAATGGAATATGGAAGAGGTATAAGGATATTAAACCAAGAACCTTTTGAGACCATAATTACATTTATCATAAGTGCAAACAACGGCATAGACAGAATAAAAAAGAGTGTCGATATGATTTCCAGAATGTACGGTTCCAAAATCGGAGACTATAGAGGAAGAGAGTACTTCAGTTTTCCAAGTCCCCAGGAGCTGTCTTTAGCAAAAGCCGAAGACCTAAGAGAATATGCAAGGGTGGGTTTTAGAGACAAGAGAATTGTGGAAACTGCAAAGATGATAATGGGCGCAGAGATAGCCATGGATGATATACACAAAATTCCCATTGAAGAAGCAAGAGCAGAACTGATGAAGCTTCCGGGAGTGGGACCTAAGGTTGCCGACTGCGTTTTACTATTCGCTTTTAAAAGATCGGAATCCTTTCCTGTAGATGTTTGGATAAAAAGAGTTATGGAGGAGCTATATCTGCACGAAAGCACCCCTAAGAGCAAGATTGCCGAGGCGGGAAGAAAAATATTCGGTGATAAAGCCGGATTTGCACAACAGTATTTATTTTATTATGGAAGAGAAAATAAATTGGGGAAGGAATAG